Proteins encoded in a region of the Neodiprion virginianus isolate iyNeoVirg1 chromosome 2, iyNeoVirg1.1, whole genome shotgun sequence genome:
- the LOC124298995 gene encoding kinesin heavy chain, whose translation MATDQPREREIAAEDSIKVVCRFRPLNDSEEKAGSKFVVKFPSGGEENCISIGGKVYLFDKVFKPNATQEKVYNEAAKSIVSDVLAGYNGTIFAYGQTSSGKTHTMEGVIGDPNKQGIIPRIVNDIFNHIYAMEENLEFHIKVSYFEIYMDKIRDLLDVSKVNLSVHEDKNRVPFVKGATERFVSSPEEVFEVIEEGKSNRHIAVTNMNEHSSRSHSVFLINVKQENLENQKKLSGKLYLVDLAGSEKVSKTGAEGTVLDEAKNINKSLSALGNVISALADGNKTHIPYRDSKLTRILQESLGGNARTTIIICCSPASFNESETKSTLDFGKRAKTIKNVVCVNEELTAEEWKRRYEREKEKTARLKGKVEKLEAELSRWRQGETVKVEEQVSLVEGPDVTTPVAPIIETKIDDGPVPATPGGGLMAGSLSNEERQKLEEERERLYQQLDDKDEEINQHSQYVEKLKEQMEEQEELIACTRRDYEQLQQEMNRIQQENESAKEEVKEVLQALEELAVNYDQKSQEVETKNKEHEALSEELLAKQAALNTTASELQQLRDMSAHQRKRITEMLANLLKDLGEIGVAIGGDENLKVTPDSNGKLEEEFTVARVYISKMKSEVKNLVQRCQGLESFQTDCNKKVSDYEKDLGECRLLISQHEARMQTLTESMKEADARKRALEEDVDALREECAKLKAAEQVQAVSNKEKAEEQEAATKMRVALEEQMDQLRGAHQKQVASLRDEISDKQRLIAELKDMNQKFTLAHHQMQCDYERLKQEEADKSVKLQELVLMNERREQARKDLKGLEETVSKELQTLHNLRKLFVQDLQARIKKSLTVEDNEDDGGSLAQKQKISFLENNLDQLTKVHKQLVRDNADLRCELPKLEKRLKATLDRVKALETALRDAKEGAMRDRKRYQYEVDRIKEAVRQKNFARRGPSAQIAKPIRAGQHHMGTGNNPVIRTGNRENERKTASIHDEKRRITDVGIIYNT comes from the exons ATGGCCACCGATCAGCCGAGGGAGCGAGAAATCGCTGCCGAAGACAGCATTAAAGTTGTGTGCCGTTTTCGACCGCTCAATGACTCCGAAGAAAAGGCTGGGTCGAAATTCGTTGTCAAATTTCCATCCGGCGGAGAGGAAAACTGTATTTCGATTGGG GGTAAAGTCTACCTTTTTGACAAAGTATTCAAACCAAATGCAACGCAGGAGAAAGTTTATAATGAGGCTGCAAAGTCGATTGTCTCCGATGTCCTGGCCGGATATAACGGGACAATTTTTGCTTATGGGCAAACATCATCAG gaAAAACCCACACAATGGAGGGAGTCATCGGCGATCCAAACAAACAGGGCATTATTCCTCGCATTGTTAATGATATATTCAATCATATTTATGCTATGGAAGAAAATCTTGAATTTCATATTAAGGtctcatattttgaaatctatATGGACAAGATTCGAGATCTTTTAGATG TTTCTAAGGTGAACCTTAGTGTTCATGAAGACAAAAATCGTGTACCTTTTGTGAAAGGAGCAACTGAAAGATTTGTTTCAAGTCCCGAAGAAGTATTTGAAGTTATTGAAGAGGGAAAATCGAATCGGCACATAGCTGTGACAAACATGAATGAACACAGTTCCAGATCACATTCCGTTTTCCTAATAAACGTAAAGCAGGAGAACCtggaaaatcaaaaaaaactttccgGCAAATTGTACCTTGTCGATCTTGCTGGATCTGAAAAA GTCTCTAAAACTGGTGCTGAAGGTACCGTACTAGACGAGGCAAAGAATATTAACAAATCACTATCTGCTTTGGGTAATGTCATTTCCGCTCTTGCTGATGGCAACAAAACGCACATCCCTTACCGAGATTCGAAGTTAACAAGAATCTTACAAGAATCTTTGGGAGGCAATGCCCGAACTACCATTATTATCTGCTGTTCCCCTGCCAGCTTTAACGAATCAGAAACCAAGTCTACGTTAGACTTTG GTAAACGTGCAAAGACTATCAAGAATGTTGTTTGCGTTAATGAGGAACTGACTGCTGAAGAATGGAAACGACGATACGAACGTGAGAAGGAAAAGACGGCAAGACTTAAGGGAAAAGTGGAGAAATTAGAAGCCGAACTGTCCAGATGGCGACAGGGTGAAACTGTAAAGGTCGAAGAACAAGTCAGTCTTGTCGAAGGACCTGATGTTACCACACCAGTCGCTCCAATTATTGAAA CCAAAATTGACGATGGTCCCGTGCCAGCAACTCCTGGTGGCGGTTTAATGGCTGGATCGTTATCTAATGAGGAGCGACAGAAGCTAGAGGAAGAGCGTGAAAGATTGTACCAGCAGTTAGATGACaaagatgaagaaataaatcagcATTCGCAGTATGTTGAGAAGCTGAAAGAGCAAATGGAAGAACAGGAAGAGTTAATTGCCTGCACCAGACGTGATTATGAGCAACTTCAGCAGGAAATGAACAGAATCCAACAAGAAAATGAAAGTGCCAAAGAAGAGGTGAAAGAAGTCCTTCAAGCTCTTGAGGAATTAGCTGTTAATTACGACCAAAAATCTCAGGAG GTCGAAACGAAGAATAAAGAGCATGAAGCTTTGTCAGAAGAGCTTCTTGCCAAACAGGCAGCTTTGAACACAACTGCTTCGGAGTTACAACAACTAAGAGACATGTCGGCTCACCAACGTAAACGTATCACAGAGATGCTAGCCAATCTTCTAAAAGACTTGGGAGAAATTGGTGTAGCTATTGGTGGTGATGAAAATCTTAAG GTTACTCCAGATAGCAATGGTAAGCTAGAAGAAGAATTTACGGTAGCTAGAGTGTACATCAGCAAAATGAAATCCGAGGTCAAGAATTTAGTCCAACGTTGCCAAGGTCTTGAAAGTTTCCAAACCGATTGCAACAAAAAA GTTTCGGACTACGAAAAAGACTTGGGTGAGTGCCGACTATTGATATCTCAACATGAAGCTCGAATGCAGACACTTACGGAATCGATGAAAGAAGCTGATGCCCGTAAACGTGCCTTGGAAGAAGATGTTGATGCATTACGTGAGGAATGTGCTAAGCTCAAGGCTGCTGAACAGGTGCAAGCAGTCAGCAATAAAGAAAAGGCAGAAGAACAGGAAGCAGCTACTAAGATGAGAGTGGCTCTTGAAGAACAAATGGATCAACTTCGAGGGGCACATCAAAAACAA GTTGCCTCTCTGAGAGATGAGATATCAGATAAGCAACGGCTTATTGCAGAGTTGAAGGATATGAACCAGAAGTTCACATTAGCCCATCACCAAATGCAATGTGATTACGAAAGATTGAAACAAGAAGAAGCTGATAAATCCGTTAAATTGCAAGAGCTTGTGTTGATGAATGAGCGTCGTGAACAG GCCAGGAAGGATCTGAAGGGTCTCGAAGAGACTGTTTCAAAAGAATTACAAACATTGCACAATTTGCGCAAATTGTTCGTTCAAGATTTACAAGCCAGAATCAAGAAGTCTCTGACTGTCGAAGACAACGAGGACGATGGAGGATCCCTTgcgcaaaaacaaaaaatatctttccTTGAGAACAACTTGGACCAATTAACCAAG GTGCACAAACAATTGGTACGCGATAATGCTGATCTACGATGTGAATTACCAAAACTGGAAAAACGGTTAAAAGCCACACTGGACCGAGTGAAGGCATTAGAAACTGCATTACGAGATGCCAAAGAAGGTGCTATGCGAGACCGAAAACGTTACCAGTATGAAGTTGACAGGATTAAGGAGGCTGTgcggcaaaagaatttcgctCGTCGAGGACCGAGCGCACAGATTGCTAAGCCAATTCGAGCTGGTCAGCACCACATGGGTACAGGGAACAACCCTGTCATCAGAACGGGAAATAGGG AAAATGAGCGTAAGACCGCTTCGATTCATgacgaaaagagaagaataacAGATGTgggtataatttataatacataa